Proteins encoded within one genomic window of Neodiprion fabricii isolate iyNeoFabr1 chromosome 6, iyNeoFabr1.1, whole genome shotgun sequence:
- the LOC124184358 gene encoding G-protein coupled receptor moody isoform X2, translated as MTGADHFFKMEPEATWLSQITQEANRSMPIIDSEHSRFSRPLRNFAATAAILILVTGVLGNLLTIIALCRYPKVRNVAAAFIISLCVADFIFCLLVLPFDSIRFIDGGWAENNFLCHLVPFLRYGNVGVSLLSVAAITVNRYIMIAHHEIYNKVYKKHWIALMILFCWCFSYGMQVPTLLGIWGKFDYDPNLETCSIVKDAQGHSSKTFLFVMGFLIPCIMIVGCYAKIFWVVHRSESRMRKHAAPTIKSPHSPRKDVREIKQRRSEWRITKMVLAIFLSFLACYLPITIVKVADSSVQHPGLHVAGYLLLYFASCVNPIIYVIMNKQYRQAYAGVISCSSIRASLTPHGSSAPAQNNLHQDSSRDSYSRTMVSNVSVAMNPMSPTRDSHSKDIL; from the exons ATGACCGGAGCCGATCATTTCTTCAAAATGGAACCCGAAGCTACTTGGCTATCGCAGATCACCCAAGAAGCCAATCGCAGCATGCCGATCATCGATAGCGAGCATTCAAG GTTTTCCAGACCGCTGAGAAATTTTGCCGCAACCGCGGCAATTTTGATATTGGTAACCGGGGTGCTTGGAAATCTTTTGACAATCATAGCACTCTGCAGGTACCCGAAAGTCCGGAACGTAGCCGCTGCTTTCATAATTAG TTTATGCGTGGCGGATTTCATCTTCTGCCTGCTTGTGCTGCCCTTTGACTCTATACGTTTCATCGACGGTGGATGGGCTGAGAACAATTTCCTCTGTCACCTGGTGCCGTTCTTGAGATACGGCAACGTCGGCGTCAGCTTGCTCTCCGTGGCTGCTATCACGGTCAACAG GTACATCATGATAGCTCATCACGAGATATACAACAAGGTTTATAAAAAGCATTGGATCGCGTTAATGATCCTGTTCTGCTGGTGCTTTTCTTACGGTATGCAAGTCCCGACGCTGTTAGGAATTTGGG GCAAATTCGATTACGACCCCAATCTCGAGACCTGCTCCATCGTCAAGGACGCCCAGGGTCACAGCTCCAAGACCTTCCTGTTCGTCATGGGATTCTTAATACCATGCATCATGATCGTGGGATGTTATGCGAAGATATTTTGGGTTGTTCACAG ATCCGAATCACGAATGAGAAAACACGCTGCACCGACTATCAAGTCACCGCACTCACCCAGGAAGGATGTCAGGGAGATAAAACAGCGGAGAAGCGAGTGGCGCATCACCAAAATGGTCCTTGCTATTTTCCTCAGTTTCCTAGCTTGCTATTTGCCCATCACGATCGTCAAGGTCGCCGATTCTTCCGTCCAGCATCCTG GACTCCACGTTGCCGGCTACCTTTTGCTTTACTTCGCCTCCTGCGTGAATCCAATAATCTACGTGATAATGAACAAGCAATACAGGCAGGCTTACGCCGGGGTTATAAGCTGCTCGAGTATCCGGGCATCGCTAACTCCTCACGGGAGCAGCGCGCCAGCACAGAACAATTTACACCAAG ACTCTTCAAGAGATAGCTACAGCAGAACTATGGTGTCCAACGTATCCGTGGCTATGAACCCGATGAGTCCTACGAGAGATTCGCACTCCAAGGATATATTGTGA
- the LOC124184360 gene encoding ras-related protein Rab-32-like isoform X2, which translates to MSSQRTIRRDSDVPLSNLGQKELLFKFLIIGDYGVGKFSSNYKITIGADFAIKTLDWDPHTKINLQLWDIAGHERFGYMTRVYYKYALAAALVFDISRIATFQSVKKWLVDLREKITLPDGSNIPVVLLANKCDIEHSAIPNEQIVKFCKENSIGSWYITSAKENVNIDEAIRYLVENVIKTRVEDQIRDSIKLRDGPVFQEKNTCCKI; encoded by the exons ATGAGCAGCCAGAGAACGATTAGAAGAGACTCGGACGTTCCTCTTTCGAACCTCGGTCAAAAAGAGTTACTTTTCAAGTTTCTGATCATCGGTGATTACGGCGTTG GGAAATTCTCATCGAATTACAAGATTACCATAGGCGCTGATTTTGCGATAAAAACTCTCGACTGGGATCCccatacaaaaataaatctgCAATTATG GGACATTGCGGGACACGAGAGATTTGGTTACATGACGAGAGTTTACTACAAATACGc GCTTGCCGCTGCTCTGGTATTCGATATCTCGAGGATAGCGACTTTTCAATCTGTCAAGAAATGGCTCGTCGATTTACGCGAAAAAATCACCCTCCCAGATGGATCCAACATACCCGTCGTACTGCTCGCGAATAAATGCGACATTGAACATTCCGCAATTCCCAACGAGCAGATCGTCAAGTTTTGCAAAGAAAACTCCATCGGTTCCTGGTACATTACATCGGCTAAGGAAAACGTTAATATCG ACGAAGCGATCCGATACCTGGTGGAAAATGTTATAAAGACCAGAGTAGAGGACCAGATACGCGACTCCATAAAACTTCGAGACGGACCGGTGTTTCAGGAGAAAAATACGTGTTGTAAAATCTGA
- the LOC124184358 gene encoding G-protein coupled receptor moody isoform X1, whose protein sequence is MTGADHFFKMEPEATWLSQITQEANRSMPIIDSEHSRFSRPLRNFAATAAILILVTGVLGNLLTIIALCRYPKVRNVAAAFIISLCVADFIFCLLVLPFDSIRFIDGGWAENNFLCHLVPFLRYGNVGVSLLSVAAITVNRYIMIAHHEIYNKVYKKHWIALMILFCWCFSYGMQVPTLLGIWGKFDYDPNLETCSIVKDAQGHSSKTFLFVMGFLIPCIMIVGCYAKIFWVVHRSESRMRKHAAPTIKSPHSPRKDVREIKQRRSEWRITKMVLAIFLSFLACYLPITIVKVADSSVQHPGLHVAGYLLLYFASCVNPIIYVIMNKQYRQAYAGVISCSSIRASLTPHGSSAPAQNNLHQVSGVADSNYPNIFLLKTIP, encoded by the exons ATGACCGGAGCCGATCATTTCTTCAAAATGGAACCCGAAGCTACTTGGCTATCGCAGATCACCCAAGAAGCCAATCGCAGCATGCCGATCATCGATAGCGAGCATTCAAG GTTTTCCAGACCGCTGAGAAATTTTGCCGCAACCGCGGCAATTTTGATATTGGTAACCGGGGTGCTTGGAAATCTTTTGACAATCATAGCACTCTGCAGGTACCCGAAAGTCCGGAACGTAGCCGCTGCTTTCATAATTAG TTTATGCGTGGCGGATTTCATCTTCTGCCTGCTTGTGCTGCCCTTTGACTCTATACGTTTCATCGACGGTGGATGGGCTGAGAACAATTTCCTCTGTCACCTGGTGCCGTTCTTGAGATACGGCAACGTCGGCGTCAGCTTGCTCTCCGTGGCTGCTATCACGGTCAACAG GTACATCATGATAGCTCATCACGAGATATACAACAAGGTTTATAAAAAGCATTGGATCGCGTTAATGATCCTGTTCTGCTGGTGCTTTTCTTACGGTATGCAAGTCCCGACGCTGTTAGGAATTTGGG GCAAATTCGATTACGACCCCAATCTCGAGACCTGCTCCATCGTCAAGGACGCCCAGGGTCACAGCTCCAAGACCTTCCTGTTCGTCATGGGATTCTTAATACCATGCATCATGATCGTGGGATGTTATGCGAAGATATTTTGGGTTGTTCACAG ATCCGAATCACGAATGAGAAAACACGCTGCACCGACTATCAAGTCACCGCACTCACCCAGGAAGGATGTCAGGGAGATAAAACAGCGGAGAAGCGAGTGGCGCATCACCAAAATGGTCCTTGCTATTTTCCTCAGTTTCCTAGCTTGCTATTTGCCCATCACGATCGTCAAGGTCGCCGATTCTTCCGTCCAGCATCCTG GACTCCACGTTGCCGGCTACCTTTTGCTTTACTTCGCCTCCTGCGTGAATCCAATAATCTACGTGATAATGAACAAGCAATACAGGCAGGCTTACGCCGGGGTTATAAGCTGCTCGAGTATCCGGGCATCGCTAACTCCTCACGGGAGCAGCGCGCCAGCACAGAACAATTTACACCAAG TTTCAGGTGTAGCTGATTCGAACtacccaaatatttttttacttaaaacCATTCCATGA
- the LOC124184360 gene encoding ras-related protein Rab-32-like isoform X1, which translates to MSSQRTIRRDSDVPLSNLGQKELLFKFLIIGDYGVGKTAIVRRYTEGKFSSNYKITIGADFAIKTLDWDPHTKINLQLWDIAGHERFGYMTRVYYKYALAAALVFDISRIATFQSVKKWLVDLREKITLPDGSNIPVVLLANKCDIEHSAIPNEQIVKFCKENSIGSWYITSAKENVNIDEAIRYLVENVIKTRVEDQIRDSIKLRDGPVFQEKNTCCKI; encoded by the exons ATGAGCAGCCAGAGAACGATTAGAAGAGACTCGGACGTTCCTCTTTCGAACCTCGGTCAAAAAGAGTTACTTTTCAAGTTTCTGATCATCGGTGATTACGGCGTTG GTAAAACAGCCATCGTCCGGAGATATACCGAAG GGAAATTCTCATCGAATTACAAGATTACCATAGGCGCTGATTTTGCGATAAAAACTCTCGACTGGGATCCccatacaaaaataaatctgCAATTATG GGACATTGCGGGACACGAGAGATTTGGTTACATGACGAGAGTTTACTACAAATACGc GCTTGCCGCTGCTCTGGTATTCGATATCTCGAGGATAGCGACTTTTCAATCTGTCAAGAAATGGCTCGTCGATTTACGCGAAAAAATCACCCTCCCAGATGGATCCAACATACCCGTCGTACTGCTCGCGAATAAATGCGACATTGAACATTCCGCAATTCCCAACGAGCAGATCGTCAAGTTTTGCAAAGAAAACTCCATCGGTTCCTGGTACATTACATCGGCTAAGGAAAACGTTAATATCG ACGAAGCGATCCGATACCTGGTGGAAAATGTTATAAAGACCAGAGTAGAGGACCAGATACGCGACTCCATAAAACTTCGAGACGGACCGGTGTTTCAGGAGAAAAATACGTGTTGTAAAATCTGA